A genome region from Paradevosia shaoguanensis includes the following:
- a CDS encoding GNAT family N-acetyltransferase — translation MAIVTTLSLHIGASCVGMTGPAIERVEPASRDDLPQVAEVLAHAFYDDPELRAFINGKSRAKRLRAYLFAEARLSLANGGAVDIHRDDSGEIVGAAIWEAPYAKETLLRTVRYGPAMLGAVRWRGLLNWLACRSEFERFQPTSPHWHLVRIGTAGNMRGQGVGTALLKGRLAVVDGKGDVAHLESSSPMSERLYRRFGFEVVGSFKLPYGALIVPMTRPSQRRPAVVTHHP, via the coding sequence GTGGCGATAGTCACGACGCTATCGTTACACATTGGGGCAAGCTGCGTTGGAATGACCGGACCTGCAATCGAGCGCGTCGAGCCTGCCTCAAGAGACGACCTTCCACAGGTCGCCGAGGTGTTGGCGCATGCCTTCTACGATGACCCTGAGCTTCGGGCTTTCATCAACGGAAAAAGCCGAGCGAAGAGACTCCGAGCCTACCTCTTCGCCGAGGCGCGTCTGAGCCTGGCGAATGGTGGGGCGGTCGATATTCATCGAGACGATAGCGGTGAAATTGTCGGCGCGGCGATCTGGGAGGCGCCATACGCGAAGGAAACGCTGCTGCGGACTGTCCGATATGGGCCCGCCATGCTGGGCGCAGTTCGTTGGCGAGGCCTGCTCAACTGGCTTGCCTGCCGTTCCGAGTTTGAGCGCTTTCAGCCGACATCACCGCACTGGCATCTTGTGCGTATCGGCACCGCCGGGAACATGCGCGGGCAGGGGGTAGGAACTGCCTTGCTCAAGGGGCGCCTTGCGGTGGTCGACGGCAAGGGGGATGTCGCTCATCTCGAGTCATCCAGTCCGATGAGTGAAAGGCTATATCGACGTTTTGGCTTTGAGGTGGTCGGCTCGTTCAAGTTGCCGTATGGCGCTCTGATTGTCCCAATGACCCGACCTTCTCAGCGCCGTCCGGCAGTTGTGACCCATCACCCTTGA
- a CDS encoding hydroxypyruvate isomerase family protein: MLRFAANLTAMYGKLSLLDAMTAAKADGFDAFECRTPFDFPKEVVRDHAADLGLTFVQFNCPMGNFAAGDRGLTCVPGREEEFRASIEKTIDYAQTLGVRQVNCVGGLRVPGAADDEIEEVMVRNLRYAAPRLADVGIKLQIEPINPLDTPGVFLTTTAQFKRIRERVSHPNLYLQYDFYHMQIVQGDLIRRYDELADVVSHVQVADNPGRHEPGTGEINYDFIFRALEARGYDGWIGCEYAPSVSGPDSRRWLQSVGRS, from the coding sequence TTGCTGCGCTTCGCTGCCAATCTCACCGCCATGTACGGCAAGCTCTCGCTGCTCGACGCCATGACCGCCGCCAAGGCAGATGGATTTGATGCCTTCGAGTGTCGGACCCCATTCGACTTCCCAAAGGAGGTGGTGCGGGACCACGCCGCCGACCTGGGTTTGACCTTCGTGCAGTTCAACTGCCCGATGGGAAATTTCGCCGCCGGTGACCGCGGCCTGACCTGCGTTCCCGGTCGAGAAGAGGAATTCCGCGCTTCAATCGAAAAGACAATCGACTATGCGCAGACGTTGGGCGTGCGGCAGGTCAATTGCGTAGGCGGGCTACGCGTTCCGGGGGCTGCGGACGACGAGATTGAGGAGGTGATGGTGCGCAATCTTCGTTATGCCGCGCCACGCTTGGCCGATGTGGGCATCAAGCTGCAGATCGAGCCAATCAATCCGCTCGATACGCCGGGTGTTTTCCTGACGACCACCGCTCAGTTCAAGCGGATCCGCGAGCGCGTGTCTCACCCAAATCTTTATCTGCAGTACGATTTTTACCACATGCAGATCGTCCAGGGCGACCTCATCCGTCGCTACGATGAATTGGCGGATGTCGTTAGCCACGTGCAGGTTGCCGACAATCCTGGTCGGCATGAGCCCGGGACCGGCGAGATCAACTACGACTTCATCTTTCGCGCCCTCGAAGCGCGCGGATACGACGGATGGATTGGCTGCGAGTATGCGCCATCCGTTTCTGGCCCGGATAGTCGGAGATGGCTGCAGAGCGTCGGTAGGTCTTAG
- a CDS encoding LysR family transcriptional regulator: MRRLRYFQVIADCGSMSAAARLLNLAQPALSYHVAELERLTGHVLFERSRDGVRLTEAGRLLRQHASAIVSQVDEAEQALERLGRQHSLPAQRVRIAVISSLAAGLTPLLLERVSSELPGITLHIQEAGTRDIAQKLERGEADIALYLTGNTGRTDEPIAREKLFHVSAGDGAIEDTIALAMLVRQPLVLPAPGNPLRNFVDTIARQHGLNLDVALEVDGSRSRLTAVRNGMGATIVGAHAIGEVGVKNGLVVREIIAPTLFRPIYLGIRRELDPHLANSMRGLLAGCLVTLGLEATSP, from the coding sequence TTGCGCCGGCTTCGCTACTTTCAGGTCATCGCCGATTGCGGTTCGATGTCGGCTGCCGCGCGCCTACTCAATCTGGCTCAGCCGGCGCTGAGCTATCACGTCGCCGAACTCGAAAGGCTGACCGGTCACGTGCTCTTCGAGCGCAGCCGAGATGGCGTCCGCCTGACCGAGGCCGGACGGCTCCTGCGCCAGCATGCCAGCGCGATTGTCTCGCAAGTGGATGAGGCGGAGCAGGCGCTGGAGCGACTGGGTCGCCAACATTCCCTCCCGGCGCAGCGCGTTCGGATCGCCGTAATTTCCTCGCTTGCTGCAGGCCTGACGCCGCTGCTCCTGGAGCGCGTTTCAAGCGAGTTGCCAGGGATCACGCTCCACATCCAGGAGGCCGGCACGCGCGACATTGCTCAAAAGCTCGAGCGCGGTGAGGCCGACATCGCCCTCTATCTGACCGGAAACACCGGACGAACCGACGAACCCATCGCGCGCGAAAAGCTGTTTCACGTTTCGGCGGGAGATGGGGCCATTGAGGATACGATTGCGCTCGCGATGCTCGTACGCCAGCCATTGGTCCTGCCGGCTCCGGGTAACCCCTTGCGAAACTTCGTCGATACCATTGCCCGACAGCACGGCCTCAATCTCGATGTGGCCCTCGAAGTCGATGGATCGCGTTCGCGACTGACCGCCGTTCGCAACGGCATGGGAGCTACAATCGTGGGGGCGCATGCCATTGGTGAGGTCGGCGTCAAGAATGGCCTCGTCGTACGAGAGATTATCGCCCCGACCCTTTTCCGCCCCATCTACCTGGGTATACGCCGTGAGCTTGACCCGCATTTGGCCAATAGCATGCGCGGGCTACTGGCGGGATGCCTGGTGACCCTGGGACTGGAGGCGACTTCTCCATAG
- a CDS encoding RraA family protein → MLYNLKLHQPKRRVSQDMIAKYREIPAAVVGDCMNRIQAAPAAIRPMHAGGTVLAGPAYTVRTRPGDNLFVHKAIDLAQPGDIIVVDAGGALDNAIVGEMMLTHAETRGIAGVIIYGAIRDFGHVRNHTFPVYAAGVTLRGPFQSGPGHTNVTIGLGSMTIEPGDLLLGDDDGVICIPYDEVESLYPDALKRFQGENAQRDRVRNGTVDRKWIDDRLAAAPYTVDVE, encoded by the coding sequence ATCTTGTACAATCTCAAGCTTCACCAGCCCAAGCGTCGTGTCAGCCAGGACATGATCGCCAAGTATCGGGAAATTCCTGCCGCGGTCGTCGGCGACTGCATGAACCGCATCCAGGCGGCTCCGGCCGCGATCCGGCCCATGCATGCAGGGGGCACCGTGCTCGCGGGGCCCGCCTACACGGTAAGGACCCGGCCCGGGGATAACCTCTTCGTCCACAAGGCTATCGACCTGGCACAGCCGGGCGACATTATCGTGGTCGACGCCGGCGGCGCGCTGGACAACGCCATCGTCGGCGAAATGATGCTGACCCACGCCGAAACGCGCGGCATTGCCGGCGTCATCATCTACGGCGCCATTCGTGACTTCGGCCACGTCAGGAACCACACCTTCCCCGTCTACGCTGCCGGCGTCACGCTTCGCGGACCGTTCCAAAGCGGTCCAGGCCACACCAACGTCACCATCGGACTTGGGAGCATGACCATCGAGCCGGGCGACCTGCTGCTCGGCGACGATGATGGCGTGATCTGCATTCCCTACGACGAAGTCGAAAGCCTTTATCCCGACGCGCTCAAGCGTTTCCAGGGCGAAAACGCCCAGCGCGACCGGGTGCGTAACGGAACCGTCGATCGCAAGTGGATCGACGATCGTCTGGCGGCCGCGCCCTACACCGTCGACGTCGAGTAA
- a CDS encoding molybdate ABC transporter substrate-binding protein → MRFMSALVILKAVEDDLLPSLAGPKPELIWDPTAALMARIEQGERADGIFAIDGSMHKLVDAGLLDPASIVPVVQAEFGIAASLDMPMPKLENADDLIVLLLSVPTLCYSRAGASGIYFETLIDRLGIGDTVRAKSLVIPAGLTAEQVRKGRAVLAVQQMSELRAVDGVRIVGPLPPDCQQKTDFSAGVFADATEPEAAREFIATLTSPEARAVYLDRGLNVRF, encoded by the coding sequence ATGCGCTTCATGTCCGCACTCGTCATTCTCAAGGCTGTAGAAGATGATTTACTGCCGAGTCTGGCTGGCCCGAAACCGGAACTGATCTGGGATCCGACGGCGGCGCTCATGGCGCGTATCGAGCAAGGAGAGCGCGCCGATGGCATATTCGCCATCGACGGCTCAATGCACAAACTGGTGGATGCAGGATTGCTCGATCCTGCTTCCATAGTGCCGGTGGTGCAGGCCGAATTCGGCATCGCCGCCAGCCTCGACATGCCCATGCCAAAACTCGAAAATGCAGACGATCTCATAGTCCTGCTGCTCTCGGTACCGACGCTTTGCTATTCGCGCGCAGGTGCCAGCGGCATCTATTTCGAAACGCTGATCGACCGGCTCGGTATCGGCGACACCGTTCGCGCCAAGAGCCTTGTCATTCCTGCTGGCCTCACCGCCGAACAGGTCCGCAAGGGACGCGCCGTACTGGCTGTTCAGCAAATGAGCGAGCTACGCGCCGTCGACGGCGTCCGCATTGTCGGGCCACTGCCTCCGGATTGCCAGCAGAAGACGGACTTCTCCGCCGGTGTCTTCGCCGACGCCACCGAGCCGGAAGCGGCACGCGAGTTCATCGCAACCCTGACAAGCCCAGAAGCGCGCGCCGTCTATCTCGATCGCGGACTGAACGTCCGCTTCTGA